In a genomic window of Xylophilus rhododendri:
- a CDS encoding response regulator: MHDTTIGRPARHVERRGRHRRLCLVIDDDAVCRSAAQRQLRTLGFDAILAASSREAMDLIDQRKPSTVLIDNCLPDGDGYSLARRIRHLERAIVDRRSAWPLVLVALSAHAGKLHLGRCLAAGMDQVLSKPVSLPALASALGVASTDARAPGNLHISRSGPLAQNAVLSELYWSSCRADLEVLKKAVDARDWSLVRARAHRIRGASQVVGMHSVAGLAFVLERLDDAEMSHSGIRALRWLGRLVAHGG, translated from the coding sequence ATGCATGACACGACGATCGGCCGCCCGGCGCGGCATGTGGAAAGACGCGGCCGGCACCGCCGCCTGTGCCTGGTCATCGATGACGACGCGGTCTGCCGCAGCGCGGCGCAGCGCCAGCTGCGGACCCTGGGCTTCGATGCCATCCTTGCCGCATCGAGCCGGGAGGCCATGGACCTGATCGACCAGCGCAAGCCGTCCACGGTGTTGATCGACAACTGCCTGCCCGATGGCGACGGATACAGTCTGGCGCGCCGAATACGGCACCTGGAACGCGCTATCGTGGACCGCCGGTCTGCATGGCCGCTCGTGCTGGTGGCGTTATCGGCCCATGCCGGCAAGCTTCATCTGGGTCGGTGCCTGGCCGCCGGCATGGACCAAGTCCTGTCCAAACCTGTATCCCTGCCGGCACTGGCTTCGGCACTCGGCGTCGCCAGCACGGACGCACGCGCACCAGGCAACTTGCATATCTCCCGCTCCGGCCCGCTTGCGCAGAACGCGGTGCTCTCGGAACTGTACTGGAGCAGCTGCCGGGCTGACCTGGAAGTACTGAAAAAAGCCGTCGACGCGCGGGACTGGTCCCTGGTGCGTGCACGCGCTCACCGGATCCGTGGTGCCTCGCAAGTGGTGGGTATGCACTCGGTCGCCGGCTTGGCATTCGTACTGGAGCGGCTGGACGATGCCGAGATGAGCCACAGCGGCATACGGGCGCTGCGCTGGCTCGGGCGTCTGGTCGCGCATGGCGGCTAG
- a CDS encoding FxDxF family PEP-CTERM protein: protein MRNVITKVAVATSLLLGLQFSAEAAYTPAGLIYGTYTTDQVTSNGSFSDVVSFKIASNSIGASGATSVTYEGVYGALVKEINIYQGLYTDTADLAGLTPISTGWVTSTSYTGSALVTTVATSATLSANTDYTLSIAGESIGVAGYTAIIALKTLPVTPPVPEPETYAMLAAGLGMMGLIARRRKKLH from the coding sequence ATGCGCAATGTCATCACTAAAGTTGCTGTAGCCACTAGCCTTCTTCTAGGGCTGCAGTTTTCCGCAGAAGCGGCATACACGCCCGCAGGCCTCATCTACGGAACCTATACGACAGATCAAGTCACTTCCAACGGATCCTTCTCCGACGTCGTGAGCTTCAAGATCGCCTCTAACAGCATCGGCGCTTCTGGCGCCACCAGCGTGACCTACGAGGGCGTGTACGGCGCACTAGTCAAGGAGATCAATATCTACCAAGGGCTGTACACAGACACGGCAGACCTCGCCGGCCTCACGCCGATCTCCACCGGCTGGGTCACGAGCACCAGCTACACCGGCTCCGCGCTGGTCACCACCGTGGCGACTTCCGCCACACTCTCGGCCAACACCGACTACACCCTGTCCATTGCCGGCGAAAGCATCGGCGTGGCCGGCTACACCGCGATCATCGCGCTCAAAACGCTGCCGGTGACGCCACCCGTGCCAGAACCGGAAACTTATGCCATGCTCGCCGCCGGGCTGGGCATGATGGGCCTCATCGCCCGCCGCCGCAAGAAGCTGCATTGA
- a CDS encoding M15 family metallopeptidase, which produces MNPVSNAIFVDLAKFDPGLLIDARYAGHDNFLGRPAAGYDAPICLLTLRAALALSTANRLAARLGLGLKVFDGYRPQRAVDDFLQWAADPEDPRTRAMYHPTLQKHELVPLGYISARSGHSRGSSVDLTLVRLIEQGQPVPADPGALTVMLADEDFLPNGELDMGSPFDFFGADSRMDKPEIDPQFMRRRRLLRSLMQAAGFQGIAQEWWHFGLVDEPFPQTYFDFPIAQGSWLQS; this is translated from the coding sequence ATGAATCCGGTCTCCAACGCCATCTTCGTCGATCTGGCGAAATTCGATCCCGGCCTGCTGATCGATGCCCGCTACGCCGGGCATGACAATTTCCTCGGCCGTCCCGCCGCCGGCTACGACGCGCCGATCTGCCTGCTGACCTTGCGTGCCGCGCTTGCCCTGAGCACCGCCAACCGGCTGGCGGCCCGGCTCGGGCTGGGCCTGAAGGTCTTCGACGGCTACAGGCCGCAGCGCGCGGTGGACGATTTCCTGCAATGGGCGGCAGACCCCGAAGACCCGCGCACCCGGGCCATGTACCACCCGACGCTGCAGAAACACGAGCTGGTGCCGCTGGGCTATATAAGCGCACGTTCCGGCCATTCGCGCGGCAGCAGCGTGGATCTCACCCTGGTGCGGCTCATCGAGCAGGGCCAGCCGGTGCCGGCCGACCCTGGCGCGTTGACGGTCATGCTGGCCGACGAGGATTTCCTGCCGAACGGCGAACTCGACATGGGAAGCCCCTTCGATTTCTTCGGCGCCGATTCCCGCATGGACAAGCCTGAAATCGACCCGCAGTTCATGCGGCGCCGCCGTTTGTTGCGTTCGCTGATGCAGGCCGCGGGTTTCCAGGGTATCGCCCAGGAGTGGTGGCATTTCGGCCTGGTCGACGAGCCTTTTCCGCAGACCTACTTCGATTTCCCCATCGCACAGGGCAGCTGGCTGCAGAGCTAG
- the epsA gene encoding XrtB/PEP-CTERM-associated transcriptional regulator EpsA: protein MTFFSSLSADDISRYFRMITQAVGVKRHFDLLVWLQGDVQAHIPHDILVAGWGDFDKGPLYHDIVSDLQGVRSENIDSRALSPFLKNLFNRWLEYEKRPFVISANETGWFPTDVDLQRQLGDGLPKARSMLVHGISDERGKHDCIYIILSTKVTYGDAVCSAMEVLLPYIDTALRQVAHLPLQQILPDTYKPSIDPAEGNAAEKWNLSPREVEIMHWVAMGKTNFEIGSILNISSFTVKNHMQRIFKKLEVSNRMQAVSSFKAASASE from the coding sequence ATGACCTTCTTCTCGTCGCTCTCGGCGGACGACATCAGCCGGTACTTCCGCATGATCACGCAGGCGGTTGGAGTCAAGCGTCATTTCGACCTGCTGGTCTGGCTCCAGGGAGATGTGCAGGCGCACATCCCGCATGACATCCTGGTCGCGGGCTGGGGCGACTTCGACAAGGGCCCGCTCTACCACGACATCGTTTCGGACCTTCAAGGTGTGCGCTCGGAAAATATCGATTCGCGCGCCTTGTCGCCTTTCCTGAAAAACCTGTTCAATCGTTGGCTGGAATACGAGAAACGACCCTTCGTCATTTCCGCTAATGAAACCGGATGGTTTCCGACCGACGTCGATCTGCAACGCCAACTCGGCGATGGCTTGCCGAAGGCGCGTTCCATGCTCGTGCATGGAATCAGCGACGAGCGTGGCAAGCACGACTGCATCTACATTATTCTGAGTACCAAGGTGACTTATGGCGATGCGGTTTGCAGTGCCATGGAGGTATTGCTTCCGTATATCGATACGGCGCTGCGCCAGGTCGCCCATTTGCCGCTGCAGCAGATTCTTCCGGATACTTACAAGCCTTCCATCGATCCGGCCGAAGGTAATGCCGCGGAGAAATGGAATTTGAGTCCACGTGAAGTCGAAATCATGCATTGGGTTGCCATGGGCAAGACCAATTTCGAAATCGGCAGCATCCTGAATATCAGTTCGTTCACGGTGAAGAATCACATGCAACGGATATTCAAGAAACTGGAGGTCTCGAACCGCATGCAGGCCGTGTCGTCGTTCAAGGCCGCCAGTGCCAGCGAGTGA
- a CDS encoding EpsD family peptidyl-prolyl cis-trans isomerase encodes MTNKTETNPEFFAPRWHRFAAPVAVLGVALLAAGCSKEAKPEAASQVAAKVNGTEISVHQINYLMTRSKANPPTPEAAKALRQQILQKLVDQQLLVQKAIDDKLDRSPDVQMNLENARRDVLADAYLQATSAETSKPDERQIKKYYADHPELFSQRRVFQLQEINFAASTPDAIKSAVTASVDAGRPADDAAAILKARGVEFAKADSQRSAEQISLELLPKLQRLRQGQGMVAANPQTVSVIYLKSYEEAPVSEAMALPRIAQFLNNQNLTQSLATLVKNLRSQAKIDYVGEFAEAPTDNSAK; translated from the coding sequence ATGACCAACAAGACCGAAACCAATCCTGAATTTTTCGCTCCGCGCTGGCATCGCTTCGCGGCACCTGTGGCAGTCCTGGGTGTCGCGCTCCTGGCCGCAGGCTGCAGCAAGGAAGCCAAGCCGGAAGCGGCCTCGCAGGTAGCCGCCAAGGTCAACGGCACCGAGATCTCGGTGCACCAGATCAACTACCTGATGACGCGATCCAAGGCCAACCCGCCTACGCCGGAGGCCGCCAAGGCCTTGCGGCAACAGATCCTGCAGAAGCTCGTCGATCAACAGTTGCTGGTGCAGAAGGCGATCGACGACAAGCTCGACCGCTCGCCCGATGTCCAGATGAACCTGGAAAACGCCCGCCGCGACGTGCTGGCCGATGCCTACCTGCAGGCCACCAGCGCGGAAACTTCCAAGCCAGACGAGCGGCAGATCAAAAAGTACTACGCCGACCATCCGGAACTGTTCAGCCAGCGCCGCGTGTTCCAATTGCAGGAAATCAACTTCGCGGCGAGCACTCCGGATGCGATCAAATCCGCCGTCACCGCGTCCGTCGATGCCGGCCGCCCTGCCGACGACGCGGCCGCCATTCTAAAAGCACGCGGCGTGGAATTTGCTAAGGCTGACTCGCAGCGATCCGCCGAGCAGATTTCGCTCGAATTGCTTCCCAAGCTACAGCGGCTGCGCCAGGGGCAGGGCATGGTGGCGGCCAATCCGCAAACCGTGAGTGTCATCTATCTCAAGTCCTACGAAGAAGCACCTGTTTCCGAAGCCATGGCTTTGCCGCGGATCGCACAGTTCCTGAACAACCAGAACCTGACACAAAGTTTGGCCACGCTGGTAAAGAATCTTCGATCGCAAGCCAAGATCGATTACGTTGGCGAATTTGCAGAAGCGCCCACCGACAACTCGGCCAAATAA
- a CDS encoding histidine kinase, with protein sequence MNTFNRMAAEPQATEELQLEQIFNLSDYLRHCLEHAVPVEVELQQEIEMLESYLRLLAAFRRCELSLPVRCLPGTRDLKLRAHSTCLIAHALLCGHPAEMAGRWTLPMRVGLTEEGDMAIDMTLRPLFHAGEPRIARVAEELQSLCDAMSSPSARWRYGILPDTGCDVAVTVRIS encoded by the coding sequence ATGAACACCTTCAACCGGATGGCAGCCGAGCCGCAAGCCACGGAAGAGCTGCAGCTTGAGCAGATCTTCAACCTCTCCGACTATCTGCGGCATTGCCTGGAACATGCAGTTCCGGTGGAGGTCGAGCTGCAGCAGGAGATCGAGATGCTCGAAAGCTATCTGCGTCTCCTTGCCGCCTTCCGCCGTTGCGAGCTGTCGCTGCCGGTGCGTTGCCTGCCCGGTACGCGCGACCTGAAGCTGCGTGCCCATTCGACCTGCCTGATCGCCCATGCCCTTTTATGCGGCCATCCGGCTGAAATGGCGGGGCGCTGGACCTTGCCGATGCGCGTGGGCCTGACCGAGGAAGGGGACATGGCCATCGACATGACGCTCCGGCCGCTGTTCCACGCGGGCGAGCCGCGCATCGCCCGCGTGGCAGAAGAGCTGCAGTCGCTGTGCGACGCGATGTCCAGCCCATCGGCCCGCTGGCGCTATGGAATCCTGCCGGACACGGGCTGTGACGTGGCGGTCACGGTGAGGATCTCCTGA
- a CDS encoding undecaprenyl-phosphate glucose phosphotransferase, with protein sequence MPASDPAPLVSARRYSSAVNSGSSLLGSIESLLEPVVLVGSLWLVAICFGEERAAPYMGLSIVVFALTFPGISRLQEPALKLVANVAFSWAWIAGLLLLGGYATRTLHQFSTAIVQTWLVVAPAMLVMAHFVVRWMAPSILSLEGAGQKVVIVGMNAQGLALADNIAQSPYTPMKLVGFFDDREPERLGSVARYPLIGRIEQLAAFMKEQRISVIFLSLPMAAEPKVMQILDALKDTTASIYFVPDMFVTDLIQGRTSEVNGVTVISVCETPFHGLMGVVKRCSDVLLSLCILVLIAPVLVAVAVAVKLSSPGPVIFRQRRYGLDGQEIVVYKFRSMHVQEDGASVRQAQKNDSRITPLGAILRRTSLDELPQFINVLQGRMSIVGPRPHAVSHNELYRRLIKGYMVRHKVKPGITGWAQVNGFRGETETLEKMQARIEYDLDYLRNWSLRLDLRIIFKTVRLVFWDRQAY encoded by the coding sequence GTGCCAGCGAGTGACCCTGCCCCGCTGGTTTCGGCGCGGCGTTACAGCTCGGCAGTCAACAGCGGCAGCAGCCTGCTCGGGTCCATCGAATCCCTGCTGGAGCCGGTGGTGCTGGTCGGCAGCCTCTGGCTGGTCGCGATCTGCTTCGGAGAGGAGCGGGCGGCACCTTACATGGGGCTGTCCATCGTCGTGTTTGCTCTCACGTTCCCGGGCATCTCGCGCTTGCAGGAGCCGGCGCTGAAGCTGGTGGCGAACGTGGCGTTCTCCTGGGCGTGGATCGCGGGTCTGTTGCTGCTGGGGGGGTACGCGACGCGGACGCTGCACCAATTCTCGACCGCCATCGTGCAGACCTGGCTCGTGGTCGCGCCGGCCATGCTGGTCATGGCGCATTTCGTGGTCCGCTGGATGGCGCCTTCCATCCTGTCGCTGGAGGGCGCCGGCCAGAAAGTGGTGATCGTCGGCATGAATGCGCAGGGCCTGGCGCTGGCCGACAATATCGCGCAATCGCCCTACACGCCGATGAAGCTGGTCGGTTTCTTCGACGACCGCGAACCGGAGCGGCTCGGCAGCGTCGCCCGCTACCCGCTGATCGGCCGCATCGAGCAACTCGCCGCGTTCATGAAGGAGCAGCGCATCTCGGTGATTTTTCTTTCGTTGCCGATGGCGGCCGAGCCGAAGGTGATGCAGATCCTCGATGCACTGAAGGACACGACTGCGTCGATCTACTTCGTGCCGGACATGTTCGTGACCGACCTGATACAGGGCCGGACCTCCGAGGTGAACGGTGTCACGGTGATCTCCGTCTGCGAGACACCGTTCCATGGCCTCATGGGTGTGGTCAAGCGGTGCAGCGATGTACTGCTTTCGCTTTGCATCCTGGTGCTGATCGCGCCGGTGCTGGTCGCGGTGGCGGTCGCCGTCAAGCTGAGCTCGCCGGGGCCGGTGATCTTTCGCCAGCGGCGCTACGGTCTGGACGGCCAGGAGATCGTGGTCTACAAGTTCCGCTCGATGCATGTGCAGGAGGACGGCGCCTCGGTGCGGCAGGCGCAGAAAAACGACAGCCGCATCACCCCGCTGGGCGCGATCCTGCGCCGTACCTCGCTCGACGAACTGCCGCAGTTCATCAATGTGCTGCAGGGCCGCATGAGCATCGTCGGGCCGCGGCCGCATGCGGTTTCGCACAACGAACTCTACCGGCGGCTGATCAAGGGCTACATGGTCCGGCACAAGGTCAAGCCGGGGATCACGGGCTGGGCGCAGGTCAATGGTTTTCGCGGCGAAACCGAGACGCTGGAAAAGATGCAGGCCCGCATCGAATACGACCTGGACTACCTGCGCAACTGGTCCCTGCGGCTGGACCTGCGCATCATTTTCAAGACAGTACGCCTGGTCTTCTGGGATCGGCAGGCCTACTGA
- the epsL gene encoding XrtB/PEP-CTERM-associated polysaccharide biosynthesis outer membrane protein EpsL, with protein MRFSFLGALPFRLAPWCLLAASAYANPNDTLQLSASYSVTHNDNLFLLPKGANAQALVGRDSAAETIKAATATAAFVKDYGLQHVELTVNAINYDYQNFSYLSFSALNYAGLLKWNVTPRIRGTVTATRDKSLVGFNDFQNYSIRNERIVTNTRADGIYELDGAWQLVGGASRFSVANTSTVQEQRAFDLDSVEGGIQRVFASGSQLSYRLRRGSGSYSAVSFAAGAFLPSAFDETENQLQMVWLVTDKSQIIGRLAYRKRTFNDFSFRDYSGVSGGATLTWGLSARTNLEAGISHELSDYQALYANQMTTEKLIFGPVWQVKEKLKLRLRQEVSRRRFSGDVPGVNVVQQREDHVYLSRASVEWQPREQVDLSAWLQQDRRDSNYTGFTYTSRSVGVLAQISF; from the coding sequence ATGAGGTTCAGTTTTTTGGGGGCCCTGCCGTTCCGGCTGGCCCCGTGGTGCCTGCTGGCGGCATCCGCCTATGCGAACCCGAACGACACGCTGCAACTCTCGGCCAGCTACTCCGTCACCCACAACGACAACCTTTTCCTTCTGCCCAAGGGTGCGAACGCGCAGGCATTGGTCGGCAGGGACAGCGCTGCCGAAACTATCAAGGCAGCGACGGCCACCGCGGCGTTCGTCAAAGACTACGGACTCCAGCATGTCGAATTAACGGTCAATGCGATCAATTACGACTACCAAAACTTCAGTTACCTGAGCTTCAGCGCGCTCAATTACGCAGGCCTGCTCAAGTGGAACGTGACTCCGCGCATACGCGGCACCGTCACGGCAACCCGCGACAAGTCGCTTGTAGGCTTCAACGACTTTCAGAACTATTCGATCCGCAACGAGCGGATCGTCACCAATACCCGCGCCGACGGCATCTACGAACTGGACGGCGCCTGGCAGCTGGTAGGCGGCGCCTCGCGATTCAGCGTCGCCAACACGTCCACTGTGCAGGAGCAACGAGCTTTCGACCTCGACTCCGTCGAGGGCGGGATCCAGCGCGTATTCGCCTCGGGCTCCCAGCTTTCCTACCGACTGCGGCGTGGTAGCGGCAGCTACAGTGCCGTGTCATTCGCCGCTGGCGCATTCCTGCCCTCCGCTTTCGACGAGACGGAAAACCAGCTCCAGATGGTGTGGCTGGTGACGGACAAGAGCCAAATCATCGGCCGCCTGGCCTATCGCAAGCGCACCTTCAACGATTTCAGCTTCCGTGACTACAGCGGCGTATCTGGCGGAGCCACGCTGACATGGGGGCTTTCCGCGCGCACCAACCTGGAAGCCGGCATTTCCCACGAACTGAGCGACTACCAGGCCCTCTACGCCAACCAGATGACCACCGAAAAGTTGATCTTCGGCCCTGTTTGGCAGGTCAAGGAAAAGCTCAAGCTGCGTTTGCGCCAGGAAGTCTCCCGCCGCCGCTTCAGCGGCGATGTACCGGGCGTGAATGTGGTGCAGCAGCGCGAGGACCACGTCTATCTCAGCCGCGCCAGCGTCGAATGGCAACCCCGCGAACAGGTCGATCTGAGCGCCTGGTTGCAACAGGACCGGCGCGATTCCAACTACACCGGCTTCACCTACACCAGCCGCAGTGTCGGCGTGCTGGCCCAGATCTCTTTTTGA
- a CDS encoding helix-turn-helix transcriptional regulator, with translation MIAYHYLLISSTLDCSVIAPLAAHCMSEGRLSEAAVAALAAGETANDPLKHARLRQVCGDIHLLRGALEDAEEAYRHSLKGLESSPETEALSCRSAGLLAMFQRRFETAASCFHKILGSACTRPARFEAHMLMAGILFESGLRSRARDLLNTVSSEAAAAANFAWQQLALLMLHDFDVRATVQQQTELRDDIYWQSLGTPATPSALMEMPVVSGEVDPAVARLIEQRADQLSRALALARGQASDSLTLQSCLSNTRILSPQCHQTVVLEMTQAALAGKLVHIAEILIVGGGSTALQRNLANADGTDPQQRQLVYCYAKLRLLQGLSDQGLAMYAGYALLAMQSMRSVYPIAQRFDEKPASHYAVVKDDISARLPARYRRAYQYMLAHSHVSTLSINDVANVIGVSERALQLAFKEHIGLSPREVLRRHRMQKIREDLQEATGAGVMEVAMKHGIRNRTALTAGYRRYYNETPSKTTMG, from the coding sequence ATGATTGCCTACCACTACCTGCTCATCAGCTCCACCCTCGACTGCAGTGTCATCGCGCCGCTGGCGGCTCACTGCATGTCCGAGGGCCGTCTGTCCGAGGCCGCCGTCGCTGCGCTGGCCGCAGGCGAGACAGCCAACGATCCTCTGAAGCATGCCCGGCTGCGGCAGGTGTGCGGCGACATCCACCTGCTGCGCGGCGCGCTGGAGGATGCCGAGGAGGCCTATCGCCATTCGCTCAAGGGACTGGAGTCTTCGCCGGAGACCGAGGCTCTGTCCTGCCGCAGCGCGGGGCTGCTGGCGATGTTCCAGCGCCGCTTCGAGACCGCCGCCAGCTGCTTCCACAAGATCCTCGGCAGCGCCTGTACACGCCCTGCCCGGTTCGAAGCCCACATGCTGATGGCCGGCATCCTGTTCGAGTCAGGCCTGCGCAGCCGGGCCCGCGACCTGCTCAACACGGTTTCCAGCGAGGCCGCAGCGGCCGCGAACTTTGCATGGCAGCAGCTGGCCCTGCTCATGCTGCATGACTTCGACGTGCGTGCCACGGTTCAGCAGCAGACGGAACTGCGAGACGACATCTACTGGCAGTCGCTCGGCACCCCGGCCACGCCTTCCGCACTGATGGAGATGCCGGTCGTCTCGGGCGAAGTGGACCCGGCCGTGGCGCGCCTGATCGAGCAGCGCGCCGATCAGCTCAGCCGCGCCCTGGCCCTGGCGCGCGGTCAGGCCAGCGACAGCCTGACGCTGCAGTCCTGCCTGAGCAACACCCGCATCCTGTCGCCGCAATGCCATCAGACGGTGGTGCTGGAAATGACGCAGGCGGCACTGGCGGGCAAGCTGGTGCACATCGCGGAAATCCTGATCGTGGGCGGCGGCTCGACCGCGCTGCAACGCAACCTGGCCAATGCCGACGGAACCGATCCGCAACAGCGGCAGCTGGTGTATTGCTATGCCAAGCTGCGCCTGCTGCAAGGCCTGTCGGACCAGGGGCTGGCGATGTATGCCGGCTATGCCTTGCTGGCCATGCAATCGATGCGCAGTGTCTATCCGATCGCCCAGCGTTTCGATGAAAAACCGGCCAGCCACTATGCGGTGGTGAAGGACGACATCAGCGCGCGGCTGCCGGCCCGCTACCGCCGCGCCTACCAGTACATGCTGGCGCATTCGCATGTCTCGACCCTGTCGATCAACGATGTGGCCAATGTGATCGGCGTATCCGAACGCGCGCTGCAGCTCGCCTTCAAGGAGCACATCGGGCTGTCGCCGCGCGAGGTGCTGCGGCGCCATCGCATGCAGAAGATCCGCGAGGACCTGCAGGAAGCCACCGGTGCCGGTGTGATGGAAGTGGCGATGAAGCACGGCATCCGCAACCGCACCGCGCTGACGGCCGGCTATCGCCGCTACTACAACGAGACGCCGTCCAAGACGACGATGGGCTGA
- the epsE gene encoding polysaccharide export protein EpsE — protein MFERFHQKLLACVMVALSACVAHAQTAAPDYKLGAGDVIHIQVYQNPDLTVDTQVPESGVISYPLIGNVRIGDLSVTGAQKAIADALAQGRFVKNPQVTISLGQIRGSQVAVLGQVNRPGRFPLETTNNRPSDLLAAAGGVTPTGDDIAIVVGSRDGKPFRQTIDIPGLFIGQNQDKQLLLRDGDTIYVHRAPMFYIYGEAQRPGPYRIERGMTVMQALATGGGPTPRGSESRLRLSRKNASGVVENVTPNLTDPIQADDVIYVRESLF, from the coding sequence ATGTTCGAGCGTTTCCACCAAAAATTGCTGGCCTGCGTGATGGTCGCACTGTCGGCCTGCGTTGCCCACGCGCAGACAGCCGCCCCCGACTACAAGCTCGGCGCCGGCGATGTCATCCACATCCAGGTCTACCAGAACCCCGACCTTACAGTCGATACCCAGGTACCTGAAAGCGGCGTCATCAGCTACCCCCTGATCGGCAATGTCCGCATCGGCGACCTGAGTGTCACGGGAGCACAGAAAGCGATTGCCGACGCGCTGGCGCAGGGACGCTTCGTGAAGAATCCCCAGGTCACCATCAGCCTGGGCCAGATTCGCGGCAGCCAAGTGGCGGTGCTTGGACAGGTCAACCGGCCGGGCCGCTTCCCTCTGGAGACCACCAACAACCGGCCGAGCGACCTGCTGGCCGCCGCCGGTGGCGTCACGCCGACGGGCGACGACATCGCCATCGTGGTCGGCTCCCGTGATGGCAAGCCCTTTCGCCAGACGATAGACATCCCCGGCCTGTTCATTGGCCAGAACCAAGACAAGCAGCTTCTGCTGCGCGACGGCGACACGATCTATGTGCACCGCGCACCCATGTTCTACATCTACGGCGAAGCACAGCGCCCCGGCCCCTACCGCATCGAGCGCGGCATGACGGTCATGCAAGCTCTTGCGACCGGCGGCGGCCCGACCCCTCGCGGCAGCGAAAGCCGACTGCGCCTGAGCCGCAAGAACGCCTCGGGTGTCGTCGAAAACGTCACGCCCAATCTCACCGATCCGATCCAGGCCGATGACGTGATCTACGTCCGCGAAAGCCTGTTCTAG
- a CDS encoding response regulator transcription factor: MGAALSVPRAMARLAPAFEDIRIAVLDDHVVVRYGIELLIGHSPGYGWTGAASTLAELLRLLISCPCHVLVLDYQLSPDEIDGWSLVRYLRSRFPHIRILVYTSYDSIKIASIVRRAGAHGFLSKSAGLDPLLDTIRQLAAGETVYPAGLPEAAAMPDLAGEQPGLSPREIEVLRCSLQGMNVTSIAAKFCRSVKTISAQKQAGYRKLGVRNDHDFLMMYADARFEPGWLRLG; encoded by the coding sequence ATGGGTGCGGCGCTTTCGGTTCCCCGCGCGATGGCTCGGCTCGCCCCGGCATTCGAGGACATCCGCATTGCCGTGCTCGACGACCACGTCGTGGTGCGCTACGGCATCGAGCTGCTGATCGGACACAGTCCCGGTTATGGCTGGACCGGGGCCGCGTCCACCCTGGCGGAACTGCTGCGCCTGCTGATCAGCTGCCCCTGCCATGTGCTGGTGCTGGATTACCAGCTGTCGCCGGACGAAATCGACGGCTGGAGCCTGGTGCGCTACCTCCGCTCCCGCTTCCCGCATATCCGGATCCTGGTCTACACCTCTTACGACAGCATCAAGATCGCCAGCATCGTGCGGCGCGCCGGCGCGCACGGCTTTCTCTCCAAGAGCGCGGGACTCGACCCCTTGCTCGATACGATCCGGCAGCTCGCCGCTGGCGAAACGGTGTATCCGGCCGGGCTGCCCGAAGCCGCGGCGATGCCGGATCTGGCAGGCGAGCAGCCAGGTCTTTCTCCGCGCGAGATCGAGGTGCTGCGCTGCAGCCTGCAGGGCATGAATGTCACCAGCATCGCCGCCAAGTTCTGCCGCAGCGTCAAGACCATCAGTGCCCAGAAGCAGGCGGGCTACCGCAAGCTCGGCGTGCGCAACGATCACGATTTTCTGATGATGTATGCCGACGCCCGATTCGAGCCCGGCTGGCTGCGCCTGGGCTGA
- a CDS encoding Crp/Fnr family transcriptional regulator, which produces MQNSSISLVPNIEPLGRASDYAYEFAEATRCNALFGRFSLQECNIFSDYMKCFGVPRDTPILRQRRAGDFLIIVLTGCVDLIRTDTLGNQVARERIGPGGMAGEMSLVDGSDYESSCIAAEPTDFAVLTRQSLDAVVHEHPRVGNKFLSLLIQQLTHRLRAFTGSGDNMGMIGAHS; this is translated from the coding sequence ATGCAAAACTCTTCCATTTCGCTGGTCCCCAATATAGAGCCATTGGGCCGGGCGTCAGATTACGCGTACGAATTTGCAGAGGCCACGCGCTGCAACGCGCTGTTCGGTCGATTCAGTCTGCAGGAGTGCAATATATTCAGCGACTACATGAAATGCTTTGGCGTGCCGCGTGACACACCGATCCTGCGGCAACGGCGTGCCGGCGATTTCCTGATCATCGTACTGACGGGCTGCGTAGACCTGATACGGACCGATACCCTGGGCAACCAGGTCGCCAGAGAACGGATAGGGCCTGGCGGCATGGCCGGCGAAATGTCGCTGGTCGATGGCAGCGACTACGAATCGAGCTGCATCGCCGCGGAGCCTACCGACTTCGCCGTGTTGACGAGGCAATCCCTGGATGCCGTAGTCCACGAGCATCCCAGAGTCGGAAATAAATTCCTTTCACTGCTCATCCAGCAGCTGACACACCGACTTCGAGCATTCACAGGCTCTGGCGACAATATGGGCATGATCGGGGCGCATTCATGA